The Enterobacter asburiae sequence CGAACCCCGTTCGCAGTGGATTTCCAGCCAGAGAGGGGAATCCACGGTATTGCAGTTGCTGGCATAAAACAGGCCGCGCGCGCCGTTGGCAAAGTGCAGCGTCGCCATTGCGCTGTCTTCCCCTTCGGTGACGTCCGCCAGTTCACCGCTATCCACCACGCCTTTCAAACGCGTCACGCCGCCGGTGAACCACTGCATCAGGTCAAGGGTATGGATCGCCTGGTTGATCAGCAGGCTGCCGCCTTCCGTTGCCAGCCGTCCACGCCACGGGCTTTCGGTGTAATACGCCCCCGAGCGTGACCACGTCAGCACCGCTTTCATACTGAGCATCTTCCCCAGTTCGCCATCGTTCAGCGCCTGACGGATGCGCAGGCTGGTGGGGTTGAGCCGGTTCTGATAGCAAACGCCAAGCAGGCCTGGAGCCTGCTCAACGGCGCGGGCGATATCGTCGAGCTCGCTGCTGTTCATCCCTACCGGTTTTTCGCAGAACACATGCTTCCCGGCAGAGAGTGCATCCAGGATCATACGTTTATGTTCGAAATGCGGCGTGCAGATATGGACCACGTCGATGGCATCATTCCGCAGCATTTCCCGGTAATCCTGATAAAAACGGCACTGGTAATCCATCGCCAGCTTCAGTCCTTTGACGCTGTCGATGTCTACCAGCGCGCGCAGCGCGACGTTGGGGATCTGGCGTAAGGCGTTCACATGGCAGCCGTGAATCGCGCCGGCGCCGATAACCGCCGTGTTCAGGATCGTCATCGTTACCTCCCGTTATGCCGTCGCGTTGGTCAGCATCTGTGCCTTCACGCAGAGCTCCGCCGCCTTGAAGGCGTGCGACTGCGTCATGGCGTTTTCGGTACGGTGCAGGCAGTCGAGGATCAGTTCACCAAAGAACGGGAACCCGACCTGCCCAGCCACCGGATAACGGAATTCCCCCTCTTTATTGACCAGGTAAACCACGTCCTGCTCGCCGCGGGTGAGATCGACATATTTACGGATTTCGATATAGCCTTCGGTGCCGAGCAGCGTCAGGCGGCCGTCGCCCCAGGTTGAGAGCCCGTCCGGGGTGAACCAGTCGCAGCGGAAATAGCCGCTGGCGCCGTTTTCTCCTTTCAGCATGGCATCGCCAAAATCTTCAAATGCCGGGTACTGCGGGTGTTTAACGTTGCGAACCTGGCTTGCCACCACGGAGGCCTCGCTGTTTCCGGTGTAAAACAGGAATTGCTCAATCTGGTGGCTGCCGATATCGCACAGAATGCCGCCGAAGTAACGACGATCGTAGAACCAGTCCGGGCGACCGGTGCCTTCCCGGTGCGGGCCGGTTCCCAGGGTTTGCACGACGCGGCCAATCGCGCCCTGCTGCACCAGCTGTCCGGCAAAAACCGCACTCTCTACGTGCAGGCGTTCGCTGTAGTACACCGCGTATTTCTTCCCGGTTTTCTCCACCATCGCTTTAGCGTCGGCCAGCTGTTCAAGCGTGGTGAGCGGTGCTTTATCCGTGAAGTAGTCCTTGCCCTCCGCCATTGCTTTCAGCCCCAGCGCGCAGCGTTCGGACGGGATGGCCGCACCCGCAACCAGACGCACCTCGTCGTCGTTGAGTATCACCTCCAGCGACTGCGCCACTTTTGCCTGCGGGTACTGCTGGATAAATTTATCCACTTTGGCCGGATCGGGGTCGTACACCCACTTCAGCGTGGCGCCAGCTTCAATCAGGCCGTTACTCATCCCGTAGATATGGCCGTGGTCGAGCGCGGCGGCGGCAAACACAAACTCTCCTTCCCTGACAACGGGCTGCGGTTTGCCCACCGGGGCGTAGTTCATTCCGTCATTTTTGTTCATGCTGATACTCCTCGATCCAGATCTTTACCCAGAGGGATAGCGCCCACTTCGCTGAAGTTGGCGACGCTTGCAGATTTTTCATAAAAACGGGGGGCGAGGGCGTTGGTCCCGCCGGTGCGATAAAACGGGTCATCACGCTGAATCGGCAGCGAAACTACGCTCCGGGTAATGGCGGATTTATAGATCGCGGTAATCAGCTCCAGCGAGCGTTTGCCCTGTAACCCATCCACTAACGGCGCCGTGCCGTGCTCGATGGCATAAAGCAGATCGTTAATCTGCCCGGCGTGCAGCGTCCATTCGAGTTTTCGGGTGTCGTGAAAAACGGCGTTGAGCTGCGCTTCTCGCGACAGGTCGTTAGTTTCCTGCGGGAAGCCATTATCGGCACTGACGCTGGCGAAGGCCTGCCACGGCGCGGAGATGCGCGCCTTATCGCCCTGAATGACGATCTTCTGATCTTCCCCGTGGTGCACAACGGAGGCGGTAAGCTGCGCGAGCGCGCCGCCGGGGTATTTGAAAATTGCCGCGCTGAGGTCTTCCACTTCGGCGTTGTCGTGCGCCACGTTGGTCATCATCGCCACCACCTCTGACGGGAAGCCGAGCATCCACTGAAAGGCGTCGATATGGTGTACCGCGTGGTTCAGGGTGCAGCCGCCGCCCTCTTTTTCCCAGGTGCCGCCACCACAGGTCGTAGTAGCAGTGTCCGCGCCACCAGAGCGAATCCACCTGCGCGTGGCAAATCTTCCCGGCGAGCCCCGATTCCAGCGCGGCTTTTAAGCGCCAGAAGGCATCGGTAAAACGGTTCTGGGCAATGATGGAGAGCGTCTTGCCGCTGGCCTTTTGTGCGGCGATCATCGCGTCGCACTCCTCCAGCGAGGCGGCCATCGGTTTTTCGCACAGCACGTGGCAACCCGCGTGCAGGGCATCAATGCTGATTTCTGCATGGACGTAAGGCGGGGTACATACGTCGACGATGTGGATATCCGCCTCTGACGCCAGCATCTGCTGGTGGCTTTCATACACGCGCGCATCCGTCAGGCCGTAGCGCGTTTTTTTCTCGTGGGCTTTTTCCGGGTAGATATCGACCAGCGCGACGATCCGGCAGCGCTGACCAAACTGCAAATAGCCCTGAATATGGTTATGGGAGATATTCCCTGTTCCCACGATGGCGACATTTAACATCGTTTTATCTCCGAAGTTACCAGGTGCCAGAGGCGTCCAGCGTGACGCTGGCGGTCTCTTTAGCTACTGAGGTGCTGATACGCTGTTGAAGCAGGCGCAGATACTGTTTCTCGTTGAGCGGCAGGTCGACCCAGTCGTCTGTCCAGGTGGAGAGGTGCATGGCGTTGGAGAGCGTCAGCCCGCGGATCCCCTCCAGACCCGGCGCAATCAGCGGCTCGCCGCGAAGGATGGCGGCACAGAAGTTGGCGGTAATAACGTGATGATCGCTGCATTCCGGGGCGACGGGGAGCGTCACCTCCCAGCATTCAGGTTCACCGAAGCCGTTTTGCCAGCGGGCGTTGAAGGCGGTTTCGGACTCACGCAGCCGCCAGTAGCGCAGCTTGCCCTCTTCAACGACCACCTTGCCGCGGTCGCCGACGATTTCCAGCCGGTTGGTACCCGGCGTTTCCGCCACGGTGGTGATAAACACGCCGGTCGCGCCGTTGGCATACTCAGCGTAGGCGGTGACCTCGTCTTCCACTTCGATATCGCGATGCTTGCCGAACTGACAGAACGCGCGCAGGCGGACCGGCATCCCCACCAGCCACTGCCAGAGATCGAGCTGATGCGGGTCCTGGTTGAGCAGCACGCCGCCGCCTTCTCCTTTCCAGGTGGCGCGCCAGCCGCCGGAGTTGTAGTAGCTCTGCGAGCGATACCAGTTGGTGATGATCCAGTTGGAGCGGCGGATCTCACCCAGCTCGCCGCTGTCGATAAGATCTTTCACCTTCTGGTAAAGCGGATTCGGGCGCTGGTTGTACATGATGCCAAACATCACGTCGCACTCCCGGGCGCAGGCGTTCATCTCCTGCACCTGCGCCGTATATACGCCTGCCGGTTTTTCACACAGGGTGTGGATACCGTTGCGCATCGCCAGCATCGACAGGCGCGGATGCTCGTAGTGCGGCGTCGCGACAATCACCGCGTCGATAAGCCCGCTCTGGAGCATCTCCTGCGCGTCGCTGAATAACGGGAGGGTGCCGACCAGTTGGCGAATAGCCGGGTGCTTTTCAACGGCATTATCGCAAACTGCCGTCAGGCAGGCGTCGCTGACCGTACCCGCCAGTAAATAGCGTGCGTGGACCGTACCGATATTACCTATTCCAATAATGCCAAAACGTACCTTCTCCATGTCACACCTTAATTTCTGTTGAAAAGAAGTGATGACCGGAAAATAGGAAAGGCGAGCCGCAGCGACAATGTGTTTTTGTGAGAATACTCGCAAGGTGGTTAAGTAATCTCCAGGCTTTTTGAAATTTGGTTTTAAAATCAAAAGGCTGTTTCTGCAAATATTTGCAAAAACTGAATGAGAGCGAGGTCACACTATGCCCGGCAGGTTAAAAATGGAGGAAATTGCGGCCCTGACGGGCTTTTCCGTCAGCACGGTTTCGCGGGTGTTAAGCGGCAAATCGTATACCAGCGATAAAGCCCGGGAGGCGATCGTTCGCACCGCACGAGAATTAGGCGTACTGGAGTCAATGGCGAGCGGAAGGCTATTAATTAACGGTATCGCTGTTTTTGCACCAGAAAGAACCTTTCAGGGACGCGGGGATATTTTTTATCTGGAAGTGACGAAAGGGATTGCTGAAGCCTGCGCGCGGCACAACGTGTGGGTCAGCTGCTGTGGATTAGAAGAGCAGCACGCCGATGTGAAGTTATTTATGGAAAAGGCCAGCCAGAAGAATATCAACGCGATAATTATTATTGGGACTGATGATTCCACCATATTTAAACTCGCCAGCACGCTGAATAAGCCCTGCGTATTAATTAATTCCGTTGACCGGGATCGGGAGCTGGATGCCGTTTCGCCCGATCACCGGGCGATTGGCTTTACCGCCATGCAGTATCTTTTTGAGCAGGGACATCGGCGGGTACTCACGCTCACCTGCCTGCGGCGAGAAACGCTGTATGCGCGTCTGGACGGCATTAAAGAGGCGTACCGCCATTTTCACGTGGCCTTTGATCCCCAGCGAGATTTGCTGGTGACGGAGTGGTTTACCGCAGAGGAGGCCGAGCGGGCGCTGGATGCGTGGCTGATGAATCATGACAGATCCCAGTGGCCGGAGGTTATTTTCCCGAACAGCACCAGCATGGTGGAGGGGGTAGTCAGGGCGTTAACCCGCCACGGGCTGCGCATTCCGGAAGACATTTCGCTGATTACGACCGATTTTGCATGGAACCTGGCGCACCGTCTGGAAAAACCGGTCACGGGCGTGACGGTGCCCTGTCGCGAGCTGGGGATTGAAGCCGTACACCTGCTGCAAACGCGGCTCAACCGGCCGCAGGTGCCGGTCTTTAACCTGCTGCTGCAGGGGAAGGTAATGGACTACGGTTCGGTCAGTAACGCCACGCGCCACGCGGCTCGCGTGGCGCTGGAACGCTAATCAGGCCAGCTGTGGCGGCAGACAGACGCCGATGCCCCCGATACCGCAGTAGCCGTACGGATTTTTGTGCAGGTACTGCTGGTGATCGTCCTCGGCATAGTAGAACGGTTTCGCGGCGGCGATCTCTGTCGTCACGTCGCGCGTATCACCCGCTTCACGCATGGCCTGCTGGAAACGCTCAAGACTGGCGCGCGCGGCGGTATCCTGCTCAGGCGTGAGCGGATAAATCGCCGAGCGGTACTGCGTGCCGTGGTCGTTGCCCTGACGCATGCCCTGGGCCGGGTCGTGGTTTTCCCAGAAGACCTGCAGGAGCTGTTCGTAGCTAATGACCGCAGGGTCATACACCACGCGGACCGCTTCCGCATGCCCGGTTTCGCCGGAGCAGACTTCGCGGTAGGTTGGGTTCGGCGTGTAACCGCCCGTGTAGCCGGCCGCGGTGCTGTACACGCCGGGCAACTGCCAGAAGAGGCGCTCAACGCCCCAGAAGCAGCCCATGGCGAACAGGGCGATTTCCATTCCATCCGGCACGTTGGTCATTGAATGGTTGTTGACGGTGTGTAAGGTTGCCACAGGCATAGGGGTGTTGCGTCCCGGTAATGCATCAGCTTGTGAAACCAGATGCTTTTTGTCGAATAAACTCACGATGGGGCCTCCCGGGGTGCGATGTTTCGGTTAAGGTTGTCACGAAGCGTTTAATTGAACACAATAAATGCGCTGAATGAGACTAGATTTAATCATAAGAAATATTTGGGTGTTACACCCGTTTTCAACCCACGATTTGGGTTTTTGGCTACCAGGCCGTATTTTGCCGCACAGCGGCGCTTCATTTGCTTCCAGGGTGGAAAAGGGATATTCAGGAGAAAACGTGACAAAAATCCGCCAGTTATGTTTAGTCAGTGTGTTGCTGACAAGCGGGGTTGCCAGCGCGGCGAATGTCCGTTTGCAGGTTGAGGGGTTATCCGGGGCGCTGGAAAAAAACGTGCGTGCGCAGCTGTCGACTATCCAGAGTGATGAGGTGACGCCGGACCGGCGTTTTCGTGCGCGCGTGGATGATGCGATCCGTGAAGGGCTAAAAGCGCTGGGGTATTACGAACCCACCATTGATTTCGATCTCCGCCCGCCGCCAAAGAAGGGGCGTCAGGTGCTTATTGCCCGCGTCTCACCGGGTGAGCCGGTGCTGATCGGTGGCACGAACGTCATCCTGCGCGGCGGCGCGCGTACCGACCGGGATTACCTGGATCTGCTCAGCACGCGGCCAAAAGTCGGCACCGTGCTCAATCACGGCGACTACGACCACTTCAAAAAAGAGCTGACGAGCGTCTCCCTGCGCAAGGGCTACTTCGACAGCCAGTTCAATAAAAGCCAGCTGGGCATTGCGCTGGATCGACGTCAGGCCTTCTGGGATATCGATTATGACAGCGGGGAACGCTACCGCTTTGGTGATGTAACGTTTGAAGGTTCGCAAATTCGTGAAGAGTACCTGCAAAACCTCGTGCCGTTTAAAAAAGGGGATTACTACCAGTCGAGCGACCTGGCGGAGCTGAACCGTCGTCTTTCTGCTACCGGCTGGTTTAACTCCGTGGTTGTCGCACCGGAATTTGATAAGTCTCGCAAAACCAAGGTGTTGCCGCTGCATGGCGTTGTCTCGCCGCGCACCGAGAACACCATTGAGACCGGTGTTGGCTACTCGACAGACGTCGGCCCGCGCGTGAAGGCCACCTGGAAAAAGCCGTGGATGAACTCCTACGGCCACAGCCTGACCACCAGCGCCAGCATTTCCGCCCCGGAACAGCAGCTTGATTTCAGCTACAAAATGCCGCTGCTGAAAAACCCGCTTGAGCAGTACTATCTGGTCCAGGGGGGCTTTAAGCGTACCGACCTGAACGATACGGAGTCCGACTCCACCACGCTCGCGGTTTCCCGCTTCTGGGATCTCTCCAGCGGCTGGCAGCGCGCCATTAACCTGCGCTGGAGCCTGGACCACTTTACCCAGGCTAACGTCACCAACACCACCATGCTGCTCTATCCTGGGGTGATGATCAGCCGCACCCGCTCGCGCGGTGGCCTGATGCCAACCTGGGGGGATTCACAGCGTTACTCTATCGACTACTCCAATACGATGTGGGGCTCTGACGTCGACTTCACTGTGGTGCAGGCGCAAAACGTCTGGATCCGCACGCTGTATGACAAACACCGCTTTGTCATGCGCGGCAATCTCGGCTGGATTGAAACGGGCGATTTCGAGCGCGTTCCGCCGGACCTGCGCTTCTTCGCCGGGGGCGACCGCAGCATTCGCGGGTATAAGTACAAATCGATCTCGCCTGAAAACGAAAAAGGCCAGCTGACCGGGGCATCAAAACTGGCGACCGGATCGCTGGAGTATCAGTACAACGTCAGCGGCAAGTGGTGGGGCGCCATGTTTGTTGACGGTGGTGAAGCGGTGAACGATATCCGCCGCAGCGATTTCAAAACCGGCGCGGGCGTGGGCGTACGCTGGCAATCACCCGTCGGGCCCATCAAGCTCGATTTCGCCGTGCCTGTCGGCGACAAAGACGAACACGGATTACAGTTTTACATCGGTCTGGGGCCTGAATTATGAGTTTATGGAAGAAAATAAGCCTCGGGGTGCTGATTTTTATCGTGCTGCTGCTCGGTACGGTGGCGTTTCTGGTAGGAACGACGACCGGGCTGCATCTGCTGTTTAACGCTGCGAACCGCTGGGTGCCGGGGCTGGAGATTGGTCAGGTGACGGGCGGCTGGCGCGATCTGCGTCTGAAGAACATCCGCTACGAGCAACCTGGCGTGGCGGTCAACGCCGGGGAATTCCATCTCGCGGTGAAGCTGGGATGCCTTCGGGACAGTAAGCTCTGCGTGAACGATCTGTCGCTAAAAGACGTCAACGTGGCGATAGACTCAAAGAAGATGCCGCCGTCTGCGCCGGCTGAGGAAGAGGACGGCGGCCCGCTGAATCTCTCCACGCCGTACCCGATTGCGCTTTATCGGGTGGCGCTGGATAACGTCAATATCAAAATCGACGACACCACCGTGTCCGTCATGGACTTCACCTCCGGCCTGCGCTGGCAGGAGAAAAACCTCACCCTGACGCCAACCTCACTGCAGGGGTTGCTGATCGCGCTGCCGAAAGTGGCGGACGTGGCGCAGGAGGAGATCGTCGAGCCGAAGATCCAGAACCCGCAGCCGGAAGAGAAGCCGCTGGGCGAAACGCTGAAAGATCTCTTCTCGAAGCCTGTTCTGCCGGAAATGACCGACGTGCATCTGCCGCTGAACCTCAACATTGAGGAGTTCAAAGGCGAACAGCTGCGCCTGACCGGCGATACCGACCTGACGGTCTATAACATGCTGCTGAAAGTCAGCAGCATTGACGGCAACATGAAGCTCGACGCGCTGGATATCGACACCAACCAGGGCTCGGTGAACGCGTCAGGCAACGCCCTGCTGCGCGACAACTGGCCGGTGGATATCACCCTCAACAGCTCGCTTAATATTGAACCGCTGAAGGGCGAAAAAGTGAAGGTTAAAGTGGGCGGGGCGCTGCGCGAAAAGCTGGACGTCGGGGTGAATCTCTCCGGCCCGGTAGACATGGTCCTGCGTGCGCAAACCCAGCTGGCGGAAGCCGGGCTGCCGCTCAATCTTGAGGTGGTCAGCAAGCAGCTTTACTGGCCGTTTACCGGCGAAAAACAGTATCAGGCCGATGACCTGAAGCTGAAGCTGAGCGGCAAGATGACCGACTACACGCTCTCGTTCCGCACCGCGGTGAAGGGGCAGGACGTCCCGCCCGCAACTATCACGCTGGATGCAAAAGGCAACGAACAGCAGGTTAACCTCGACAAGCTGACCGTCGCGGCGCTGGAAGGTAAGACCGAGCTGACCGCGCTGCTCGACTGGCAGCAGGCGATCAGCTGGCGCGGCGAACTGAAGCTGAAGGGGATCAACACCGCCAAAGAGGTGCCGGACTGGCCGTCGAAGCTCGATGGTTTGATTAAAACCCGCGGCAGCCTCTACGGCGGTACGTGGCAGATGGACGTGCCGGAAATCAAGCTCACCGGGAACGTGAAGCAGAACAAGGTGAACGTTGAAGGCTCGGTGAAAGGCAACAGTTACCTGCAGTGGGTGATTCCAGGGCTGCACGTGGCGCTGGGCCGCAACACGGCGGATATCAAAGGCGAACTGGGGGTGAAGGATCTCAATCTGGATGCCACCATCGACGCGCCGAATCTGGATAACGCTCTGCCGGGTCTGGGCGGTACGGCGAAAGGGCTCGTGAAAGTGCGCGGCACCGTGGAGGCGCCACAGCTGCTGGCGGACATTACCGCCAATAACCTGCGCTGGCAGGAACTGAGCGTCGCCCGCGTCCGCGTGGAAGGGGATGTGAAATCCACCGATCAAATCGGCGGCAACCTGAACCTGCGCGTGGAGCGCATTTCCCAGCCGGACGTCAACATTAGCCTGGTGACTCTGGACGCCAAAGGGAACGAGAAGCAGCACGATCTCCAGCTGCGTGTGCAGGGCGAACCGGTTTCCGGCCAGCTTCACCTGACCGGCAGCTTCGATCGCAAAGAAGCGCGCTGGAAAGGGACGCTGGACAACACCCGCTTCAACACCCCGGTGGGTCCGCTGGCGCTGTCGCGCTCTATTGCGCTGGACTACCGTAACGCCGAGCAGAAGATCAGCATCGGGCCACACTGCTGGACCAACCCGAATGCGGAGCTGTGCGTGCCGCAGACCATTGATGCGGGCGCGGAAGGGCGCGCGCAGATCAACCTCAACCGTTTCGATCTGGCGATGCTTAAACCGTTTATGCCGGATACCACGCAGGCAAGCGGCGTCTTCAGCGGGAAAGCCGATGTCGCCTGGGACACCACCAAAGAGGGGCTGCCACAGGGCAGCGTTACGCTCTCCGGCCGCAACGTGAAGGTGACGCAGGAGGTGAACGACGCGCCGCTGCCGGTGGCCTTCGATACCCTGAACGTCAGCGCGGACCTGCATAACAACCGTGCGGAGCTGGGATGGCTTATCCGACTGACCAACAACGGGCAGATGGACGGGCAGATACAGATCACCGATCCGCAGGGACGGCGCAATCTGGGCGGTAACGTCAATATTCGGAACTTCAACCTGGCGATGGTGAACCCGATTTTCGCCCGCGGGGAAAAAGCCGAGGGCATGGTGAATGCCAATCTGCGTCTGGCTGGCGACGCGCAAAGCCCTCAGCTGTTCGGCCAGCTGCGGCTCAGCGGTGTGGATATCGACGGTAACTTCATGCCGTTTGATATGCAGCCCAGCCAGATCGCGATGAACTTCAACGGCATGAGCTCGACGCTGAGCGGCTCGGTATTAACTCAGCAGGGGCAAATTAACCTGAGCGGCGACGCGGACTGGAGCCAGCTCGACAACTGGCGAGCCCGTATTGCTGCGAAAGGCAGTAAGGTGCGCATCACTGTACCGCCAATGGTGCGCCTGGACGTCTCGCCGGACGTGGTCTTTGAAGCGACGCCAAGCCTCTTCACCCTGGATGGCCGCGTGGACGTGCCGTGGGCGCGCATCGTGGTTCACGAGGTACCGGAAAGCGCGGTCGGCGTCTCCAGTGATGAAGTTATGCTCAATGAAAATCTGAAACCTGCCGAAGAGAAGAGCGCTGGCATACCGATTAATAGTAACCTTATCGTGCACGTGGGGAATAACGTGCGGTTGGATGCGTTTGGGCTGAAGGCGAGGCTCACGGGCGACCTGAAAGTGGCGCAGGATAAGCAAGGGCTTGGCCTGAACGGGCAGATCAATATCCCTGAAGGGCGTTTCCACGCCTATGGTCAGGATCTGATTGTCCGCAAAGGCGAGCTGCTGTTCTCCGGTCCACCGGATCAACCATTGTTGAACATCGAAGCGATTCGTAACCCGGAAGCGACGGAAAACGACGTCATTGCTGGCGTACGCGTTACCGGCTCTGCCGACGAACCGAAGGCGGAGATCTTCTCTGACCCGGCGATGTCGCAGCAGGAAGCTCTCTCTTACCTGCTGCGCGGACAAGGCCTGGACAGCGGTCAGAGCGACAGCGCGGCGATGACCTCAATGTTGGTCGGCCTGGGGGTTGCACAAAGTGGGCAGGTTGTGGGTAAAATCGGCGAGACGTTCGGCGTAAGCAATCTGGCGCTGGACACCCAGGGCGTGGGTGACTCCTCGCAGGTGGTGGTCAGCGGCTATGTACTGCCGGGTCTGCAGGTAAAATATGGTGTGGGGATCTTTGACTCACTGGCAACACTCACGTTACGCTATCGCCTGATGCCTAAGCTATATCTGGAAGCAGTGTCCGGCGTAGACCAGGCACTTGATCTGCTCTATCAGTTTGAGTTTTAGCAATGCGAATATTTGTCTACGGCAGTTTACGAACCAGGCAAGGCAACAGTCACTGGATGACCAATGCCCAGCTACTGGGGAATTACAATATCGAGAACTACCAGTTGTACAGCCTGGGCCACTATCCAGGCGCGGTTCCCGGCGAAGGAACAGTACAGGGTGAAGTTTATCGTATTGATAACGCGACACTTGCCGAACTTGATGCCTTGCGCACCAGGGGCGGTGAATACGCTCGCCAGTTGATCCAGACGCCGTACGGAAGCGCGTGGATGTATGTCTACCAGCGTCCGGTCGACGGGTTAACGCGGATTGTAAGCGGTAACTGGTTAGACAGAGACCAGTACTGAAAAACGACAACGCCACCGTAAGGTGGCGTTGTTTTTTGTGTCTGGCAGTAAGAATTACTTCTTAGCAGCGCGTTCGAAG is a genomic window containing:
- the tamB gene encoding autotransporter assembly complex protein TamB; translated protein: MSLWKKISLGVLIFIVLLLGTVAFLVGTTTGLHLLFNAANRWVPGLEIGQVTGGWRDLRLKNIRYEQPGVAVNAGEFHLAVKLGCLRDSKLCVNDLSLKDVNVAIDSKKMPPSAPAEEEDGGPLNLSTPYPIALYRVALDNVNIKIDDTTVSVMDFTSGLRWQEKNLTLTPTSLQGLLIALPKVADVAQEEIVEPKIQNPQPEEKPLGETLKDLFSKPVLPEMTDVHLPLNLNIEEFKGEQLRLTGDTDLTVYNMLLKVSSIDGNMKLDALDIDTNQGSVNASGNALLRDNWPVDITLNSSLNIEPLKGEKVKVKVGGALREKLDVGVNLSGPVDMVLRAQTQLAEAGLPLNLEVVSKQLYWPFTGEKQYQADDLKLKLSGKMTDYTLSFRTAVKGQDVPPATITLDAKGNEQQVNLDKLTVAALEGKTELTALLDWQQAISWRGELKLKGINTAKEVPDWPSKLDGLIKTRGSLYGGTWQMDVPEIKLTGNVKQNKVNVEGSVKGNSYLQWVIPGLHVALGRNTADIKGELGVKDLNLDATIDAPNLDNALPGLGGTAKGLVKVRGTVEAPQLLADITANNLRWQELSVARVRVEGDVKSTDQIGGNLNLRVERISQPDVNISLVTLDAKGNEKQHDLQLRVQGEPVSGQLHLTGSFDRKEARWKGTLDNTRFNTPVGPLALSRSIALDYRNAEQKISIGPHCWTNPNAELCVPQTIDAGAEGRAQINLNRFDLAMLKPFMPDTTQASGVFSGKADVAWDTTKEGLPQGSVTLSGRNVKVTQEVNDAPLPVAFDTLNVSADLHNNRAELGWLIRLTNNGQMDGQIQITDPQGRRNLGGNVNIRNFNLAMVNPIFARGEKAEGMVNANLRLAGDAQSPQLFGQLRLSGVDIDGNFMPFDMQPSQIAMNFNGMSSTLSGSVLTQQGQINLSGDADWSQLDNWRARIAAKGSKVRITVPPMVRLDVSPDVVFEATPSLFTLDGRVDVPWARIVVHEVPESAVGVSSDEVMLNENLKPAEEKSAGIPINSNLIVHVGNNVRLDAFGLKARLTGDLKVAQDKQGLGLNGQINIPEGRFHAYGQDLIVRKGELLFSGPPDQPLLNIEAIRNPEATENDVIAGVRVTGSADEPKAEIFSDPAMSQQEALSYLLRGQGLDSGQSDSAAMTSMLVGLGVAQSGQVVGKIGETFGVSNLALDTQGVGDSSQVVVSGYVLPGLQVKYGVGIFDSLATLTLRYRLMPKLYLEAVSGVDQALDLLYQFEF
- a CDS encoding gamma-glutamylcyclotransferase, encoding MRIFVYGSLRTRQGNSHWMTNAQLLGNYNIENYQLYSLGHYPGAVPGEGTVQGEVYRIDNATLAELDALRTRGGEYARQLIQTPYGSAWMYVYQRPVDGLTRIVSGNWLDRDQY